DNA sequence from the Ramlibacter agri genome:
ACTTGCGGGCCTTTTCCAGCTCGGCCATCATGGCCTTGACCGTCGCCTCGCCCACCGTGGCGGTGTGCTTGGCGAGCACGGGTTTCATTTTCTCGCGCAGCTTGGCCACTTCGGCGGGCGGCAGCTCGCTGACCTGCATGCCGCCCTTCTTCAGCTGCTCGATGCCGGCAGCCAGCTGGGCGCGCGACTGTTCGCGCTCGTACTTGACGGACTCGACGGCGGCGTCTTCCAGCACCTTCTTCTCGCCCGCCGACAGGCCGTCCCAGAACTTCTTGCTCACCACGATCGACTGCGGATTGTATTGGTGGTAGGTGAAGGTGATCTGCTTCTGCACCTCGTACAGCTTGGCGCCGACGATGGTGGCCACGGGGTTTTCCTGGCCATCCACGGCGCCCTGTTCCAGGGCCGAGTACAGCTCGGGGAAGGGCAGCGGCGTGGGGTTGGCGCCCAGGGCGGTCACCCAGTCGATGTTGATGGGGTTCGGAATGACGCGCAGCTTGAGGCCCGCGATGTCCTCGACCTTGTGGATGGGACGCTTGCTGTTGGTGATGTGGCGGAAGCCGAGCTCGTAGTAGCCCAGGCCCACCAGGCCCTTGTCTTCCAGCTTCTTGTGCATCATCTGGCCGAAGGGGCCGTCGACGACGATGTCGGCCTCCTTGGCGCTGCCGAACAGGAAGGGGAAGTCGTAGATCGCGAAGTCCTTCACCGTGTTGGCGAAGATGCCCGAGTTCATCGAGGCCATTTCCAGCGTGCCGCCCTGCAGCGCGGAGACATTGGCCTGGTCGCTGCCCAGCGCGCCGCCGGGGAACACGTTGACCTTCAGCTTGCCGCCGGAGTTCTTGTCCACGAGCTCGGCGAACTTCTTCATGCCGAGGATGACGGGGTGGCCTTCGGCGTTCTGGTTGGCGAACTTGATGGTCCGGGTCTGCGCCTGCGCCAGGCCGGCGACGGCGATCGCCGCGACGGCCACCAGTGATTTCAGGAACACTCGTTTCATGCTTCTTGTCTCCTTGCTTGAGAACTGCGTTGAGGGAAATCAGCCGTAGAACCACCGCGCCGGTACTGTGACCAGCTGCGGGAAGAAAACCATCAGGAACATGCAGATGAATTGCGCGACCATGAAGGGCCACACGCCCTTCGTCACCGCGTCCATGCTCACCTTGCCGACGCCGGCCACGGTGCTGAGCACGGTGCCCACCGGCGGGGTGATCAGGCCGATGGCGTTGTTGATCATGAAGAGCACGCCGAAGTAGACGGGGTCGATGCCCGCGGCCTTCACCAGCGGCATCAGCACCGGCGTCAGGATCAGGATGGTGGGCGTCATGTCCATCGCCGTGCCCACGATCATCACCAGCACCATGATGGCGAACATCAGCAGGGTGGGGCGGTCCAGCATCGGCTGCAACAGCGACACCACTTCGGCCGGCAGGTTGGCCACCGTGATCATCCAGGCCGAGACCATGGCCGCGGCCACCAGGAACATGATGACCGCCGTGGTCTGCGCGGCCGCCTCGAACAGCTTGTACAGCTGGTTGAGCTTCAGCTCCCGGTAGATGACCATGGAGACGAACAGCGCGTAGACCGCGGCGACGACGGCGGCCTCGGTGGGCGTGAACACGCCGAACTTCAGGCCCACCACGACGATCACCGGCATCACCAGCGCGAAGGTGGCGTCCTTGAAGGACTGGAGGACCTCGGCCAGGCTCGCGCGCGGCGCGGCCTCGATCTTCTCCTTGCGCACCAGCCACCACCAGGTGATCCACAGCGCCACGCCCAGCAGCAGGCCGGGCACCACGCCGGCCATGAACAGCTTGGAGATCGACACGTTGGCGGCCACGCCGAACACGACGAAGCCGATGGAGGGCGGGATGATGGGCGCGATGATGCTGGCCGCGGACAGCAGGCCGGCCGAGCGCGCG
Encoded proteins:
- a CDS encoding TRAP transporter large permease subunit; the protein is MTIFLGALLGAMALGVPIAFSLLACGAALMWHMDTFDPQILAQNTIEGANSFPLLAVPFFMLAGEIMNAGGLSRRIVNFAMTLVGHVRGGLGYVGIMAAIIMAALSGSAVADAAALAALLLPMMNRAGYDTARSAGLLSAASIIAPIIPPSIGFVVFGVAANVSISKLFMAGVVPGLLLGVALWITWWWLVRKEKIEAAPRASLAEVLQSFKDATFALVMPVIVVVGLKFGVFTPTEAAVVAAVYALFVSMVIYRELKLNQLYKLFEAAAQTTAVIMFLVAAAMVSAWMITVANLPAEVVSLLQPMLDRPTLLMFAIMVLVMIVGTAMDMTPTILILTPVLMPLVKAAGIDPVYFGVLFMINNAIGLITPPVGTVLSTVAGVGKVSMDAVTKGVWPFMVAQFICMFLMVFFPQLVTVPARWFYG
- a CDS encoding TRAP transporter substrate-binding protein, with protein sequence MKRVFLKSLVAVAAIAVAGLAQAQTRTIKFANQNAEGHPVILGMKKFAELVDKNSGGKLKVNVFPGGALGSDQANVSALQGGTLEMASMNSGIFANTVKDFAIYDFPFLFGSAKEADIVVDGPFGQMMHKKLEDKGLVGLGYYELGFRHITNSKRPIHKVEDIAGLKLRVIPNPINIDWVTALGANPTPLPFPELYSALEQGAVDGQENPVATIVGAKLYEVQKQITFTYHQYNPQSIVVSKKFWDGLSAGEKKVLEDAAVESVKYEREQSRAQLAAGIEQLKKGGMQVSELPPAEVAKLREKMKPVLAKHTATVGEATVKAMMAELEKARK